The nucleotide sequence CATCATTTCATCTAGTTTATGGGAACGAGGCGATGGTACCCATAGAGATTGGAGTGCCATCGGTCAGGAGGACATTATATGATGAAGGGAATGCAGAGCGACGATTGGCTGAGCTAGATCTTATTAGCGAAATTCGTGACAGGACTGCGGCTCGGCTGGAGGCTTACAGACAAAGAATGAaacaaaattataacagaagagtgatTCCTCGATTCTTTGGAAAAGGAGATCTAGTCTGGAAGCAAGTTAAGCCCGTGGGAGACGTTGCCAAATTAGCACCCCAGTGGGATGGACcttacaaagttatcaagaaattgtCATCCAGAGCTTATTATTTGCAAGATGGCCAAGGCAAGAAGTTAGACCGACCATGGAGTGCTAATTATCTGCGACCTTATAGAGTCTAAAGGAGCATAGGAAGGAGGATCGGCCGGGCTGGAGCATGTTTGACAGACCTAAGTAATAGGCCGGGACAAGATGTAGACCGAACATGGCAATATGAGAGTATGTTAGAGAAACAATTGTATGTCCCAATATTTCCTCAGACATATTAGGGAGTTCTTTAGAAAAGAAAACCTGACGCAAAGGGATGTACATTAAGAAGTAAAGTTTCACAAGAAATTTATAAGTTACACTGGGTACAGGCGGTAAATTAGGATCATTTGAACGGGGCAAAGACCTCATCTGGGATCTCTTTAAGGATCCGATCAATGTCTAAAAACTCAGCGGGAGGAGCTGATTTTAGGTAGTCCTGTTCATAGAGCTGTCGTAGGGACCCGGCCGCACCATATACAACAGAAGTAGAGAAACACTATCCTGCTTGTGTACAAAACTCTGGGGAACGCAGGTACAGGTCGTGACTTCGTCTGCAGCGATCATCCTCCCCGACCTTATAAATAGTCAGGGTGGTAGATACTCCTTCAGCAGTAGCTCGGGCCTGGGCTAGTTCAGTCCGAGCTGCCAAGAGTTCTACCTCCTGAGACGTCAATTGGGTCGCCTGAGACTTTAATTTCTGGTCCTGCTCTTGCGCTAAAGCTTCAGCGGCCCGCAGCTTTTGGGTCAGTTGATCGATAGCCCGCTGATGCTCCAAAGATTGTTGGTCCATGTGTTGTTGATGCACAACCTCAGCCtggcttctttcttcttgaagaCCCTCAATCTGGAGATTAGCAAAAGTCAAGGATACTTCCAGATGGTTCTTCCTTTTGGTCAGATCCTTTATTTCGGCTCTCAGGGCATGACTAGCCTGGGCCGGTTATTTAACTGAAACTCTAGTTCAGTCACCTTGTCCTACAGCATCTTATTTTGATAATGAATAGTGTGGAAGGAATTATTTATTACCAGGACTCTGCACACGCCTGGGACATACAGGAAATATCTGATAAGAGCGGAAAAGATAACAGTTGGGAGATCATCGAAGTTTACCTTGATATACAACTCTGAAAATTTTTCCATCTGGGCAGGGGGCAAGGAGTCCATCTGCCGCAGGCTCTCTTCCCATAAAGTGGCCAAACGACCTTTTATCTTGAGGGAGCTGGTGGGAACATCCTGTCATGACCATAACCCCGCCTCAGAAGGGACAGTGGTACAATAACAGTGATGAGTAAGCGGTGGTGGTTGCGAAGGCCCAGCGGCTGAGCCAGAAGGAGCTGAGGGGGGCGCCTGAGGAGGCTCTGGTGGTGGGGTAACTAGTGAAGGGAGATCTGAGGGGCCAACTTCATTGCTCTGACGCTGCTGCGAGGTGGAAGGTTGAGCCAACGGAGGCTCGACCTGAATATTAGGCGgagcaggaggagcctctgcctGGCTCGGGACAGAAGTCGGGGTTGCTGTAGGAGGCGATGGAGGAACAGTGGAAGGGCCTGAGTCTGGCATGGCATCAAGGGCCCTACGGTGAAGTCTCTGGGTCAAAGGTTGGTCATCCGAATCAGAGTCTTCGGAAGGCAACCGAACCCTGCGTCGAGAAGAAGTGGGGGCATCCTGACCCGAGCGATCATTTACAGAACGGGCCTGACGAGCTGCCTGAGAAGCCTCTCTGAAGGCAGGGCTGGCGTAATGCACGTTGGCTCTTTGACCGAGGCCACGACCAGGAACATAAGTAGTTGGGGAAGGGATTGATTGGAGAAGTGTCGGGGTGAAGGATTGGGCTGGGGTCGAGGCCTGGGGACGGACAGGGGCGGCAGGTTGGGGTGGACACGCAACCCGGGGGCGAGCGGTGGCGGCAGGCCGGGTTGTGTGGGCAGCCCGGGGACGAACGAGATGAGCAAAAGAGGCAGGTCGGACATTAGATGTGGCTCGGCGAGGAAGACGAGGTCGGGGATTTGCATTGGAAGCCATACTGACAGAGGTCGAAGTCGAGTAAGGAAGCGGTCGCTTGTCCAAAATAACTCGACCTTGCCTCATTATCTCCATATCACTTATTGGAAGAGGTTGAACCTCTGATGCATGAGTTAAAACCTCAGCTGTACAAAACCGAGCGTAGGGTCAGCTGCTGTAGATAAAATAAAATGCGAAGAGGCATAGTAGAATCAAAAGTGGAGACTTACCCAATGAGCGAGGTGTTTCAGAAGTGAGACAGCTCAGGCTAAAATAGGATAACATTTCTTCAGATAATAAACGCGTCAAGTTCAGCTGCCATCCTGCCAAGCGAGAAGACGCCTCTATATAGGATGTATCCAAATGGAAATCCCCTAGCGGCGGGTCCTGAGGAAGGAAAGACTGCCATTGTAGGGGTCATTCTACCTCATAAGGAAAGCGAATGAAAAAGAATTTGCTCCGCCAGTCTACTTCAGAAGGTGGTAAGGGCGAGAAAAAAGCAGTTCGAAGGCGGGGTTGAAATCGGAAGGTGCCTTCTTCCTGGCGCCGAAGGGTGAAAAAGCAGTGGAACAGAGAGGTGGACCAGGAAAGTTCACAGACGTCGCAAAGCACAACAAATCTGCAGAGGATCCTTATAGAGTTTGGCGTTAGTTGTCCCAAGGGAATTCGAAAGTGGAGGCACACAGCAGAGaagaaggggtgaagaggaaGACGAAGGCCGACCACGAATTGCTCTTTAAAGAAGGTGCAATATCCCTCTGGAGGGGCAGAAAATTGGTGGATGCCGGTGGGGATGACCACATGGGCATTATCATCCTCAACTCCGTAGGTATAACTTAGGTCATCCCGATCCAGTTCGTCGAAAGTGGATGAGCCGGGGTAGTATATCGCCGCCAGAGAAGATAGAAAAGAGGGAGAGGCCATGAGAAAggaaacaagaggagaagagactGAGCGAGAAACTATCGATGCCAAAACAAAGATTCAGGAGCAACAAGGGAATCAcacggaaggaagaagaaggcgtaCAAAGTCTGGAGGCAAAAGTTAAAGGAGATTATTTATAGCCGCTGCGCAGAGGGGCAATTTTATCAGGCATCATCCACCGGTGCACAAAAATTGGCGGGAATAAAGAGGGTCGATGGATCTTCTTTGAAAGTAACGCCCAAGGGTATATGTGGAAAAGTGTCAGCACGAAGCACGAGGAGAAGGATACCTCGGGAAAAGACGCAACAGTTGTCTTAAGGAAAAGTGTCCTCGCTTCCCCGGTCTGGTCTTAACCCGCGAGTGCCAGATCtggaagtaccctgacctgaatAAAGAGGGAAGGGACAGACCGGGATGTATGTCTGAGCCACATCGGTCAACCAGAAAAGGCAAGGAAAACCGGTCGGGGTAAAGAAAGGAAAAGTGTCCTCGCTTCCCCGGTCTGGTCTTAATCCGCGAGTGCCAAATCtggaagtaccctgacctgaatAAAGAGGGAAGGGACAAACCGGGATGTATGTCTGAGCCACAGTGGTCAACCGAAAAAGACAAGGGAAACAGGTTGGGGTAAAGAAGGGTATCCCGACCGAGGCTAGATAAAACTTGAACTAGAGGAACGAGGGGTACCTCTGTTTGTATGGGTCATTGTACATATCGATCAGAAAATATACAAGGCAAGGGATCGGGAAACATACAAGGCAAGGGATGAGATGCTAAGAAGCTAAGGAAAAATTGAAAACCAGTAGTTATCTCATACCCAAGGTTAATATAT is from Zingiber officinale cultivar Zhangliang chromosome 7B, Zo_v1.1, whole genome shotgun sequence and encodes:
- the LOC122004590 gene encoding carbohydrate-responsive element-binding protein-like, coding for MEIMRQGRVILDKRPLPYSTSTSVSMASNANPRPRLPRRATSNVRPASFAHLVRPRAAHTTRPAATARPRVACPPQPAAPVRPQASTPAQSFTPTLLQSIPSPTTYVPGRGLGQRANVHYASPAFREASQAARQARSVNDRSGQDAPTSSRRRVRLPSEDSDSDDQPLTQRLHRRALDAMPDSGPSTVPPSPPTATPTSVPSQAEAPPAPPNIQVEPPLAQPSTSQQRQSNEVGPSDLPSLVTPPPEPPQDVPTSSLKIKGRLATLWEESLRQMDSLPPAQMEKFSELYIKIEGLQEERSQAEVVHQQHMDQQSLEHQRAIDQLTQKLRAAEALAQEQDQKLKSQATQLTSQEVELLAARTELAQARATAEGVSTTLTIYKVGEDDRCRRSHDLYLRSPEFCTQAG